In one Culex quinquefasciatus strain JHB chromosome 2, VPISU_Cqui_1.0_pri_paternal, whole genome shotgun sequence genomic region, the following are encoded:
- the LOC6049517 gene encoding uncharacterized protein LOC6049517: MFFVRKLMLIFTTLAMTCGHYPGNWIPSYGCLDYGCTTQEGCSRWNFQRYPCYLRCTYNRCTGPQISRRIPIQETITAKPLSKCYKITNLANGKTLSAGQNFDPGNQLKFAVATNKTGEHSQDLWTMELAYGATYFLKNRHTSEYLKVNPNNKTYLIGNTPMDPTFQFKPILLDQGWSKIQLQAMCNKGYLFVRRNETLVQVTANLTQNYNESLWSVTGVYC, translated from the coding sequence ATGTTCTTCGTAAGAAAGTTGATGTTGATATTCACGACGCTCGCGATGACCTGTGGTCACTACCCGGGGAATTGGATTCCGTCGTACGGATGTTTGGATTACGGCTGTACCACGCAGGAAGGATGCTCTCGTTGGAACTTTCAACGCTATCCGTGCTACTTGAGATGTACCTACAATCGCTGCACGGGACCGCAGATCTCCAGAAGGATTCCGATACAGGAGACGATCACAGCGAAACCGTTGTCCAAGTGCTACAAGATCACCAACTTGGCAAACGGAAAGACTCTTAGTGCAGGTCAGAACTTCGATCCCGGCAATCAGCTCAAGTTTGCAGTGGCAACCAACAAAACCGGAGAACACTCGCAAGACCTGTGGACCATGGAGTTGGCGTACGGAGCAACGTACTTCCTCAAAAACCGTCACACCTCGGAATACCTGAAGGTCAACCCCAACAACAAAACCTACCTCATCGGTAACACCCCGATGGATCCGACCTTCCAGTTCAAGCCGATCCTACTGGATCAAGGATGGTCCAAGATTCAGCTGCAAGCCATGTGCAATAAAGGCTACCTCTTCGTCCGTCGTAACGAAACCCTCGTACAGGTCACCGCAAACCTCACCCAAAACTACAACGAATCCCTGTGGTCCGTCACCGGTGTTTATTGCTAA
- the LOC6049520 gene encoding elongation of very long chain fatty acids protein 4 — MSNFYFAANISNRYKDITEGASPIIDNWPLMGSPLPVLSIAAFYLLFVLQLGPRWMQHRKPFDLQWLLIAYNAAQVLSSLALCIQPLFLGGVGLLFSISCNDAPVVDTDLQLTIWKGTWWYLVLKLVELLDTVFFVLRKKQNQVSFLHVYHHTIMAVFTWGYLKYLPGIQGAFLGVLNTYVHVVMYSYYLIAALGPRYQRFLWWKRYLTTLQLAQFGIMLVYLLLIVSFQCSVPRSLSFFFIGNVAIFLVLFCNFYRKAYIKNQAAAHAERKQQ; from the exons GTCCCATCATCGACAACTGGCCCCTGATGGGCTCGCCCCTTCCAGTCCTATCGATCGCCGCCTTCTACCTCCTGTTCGTACTTCAGCTCGGTCCCCGGTGGATGCAGCACCGCAAACCGTTCGACCTGCAGTGGCTGCTGATCGCGTACAACGCAGCCCAAGTGCTCAGCTCGTTGGCACTTTGCATCCAACCCCTGTTCCTCGGCGGCGTTGGTCTGCTGTTCAGCATTTCCTGCAATGATGCCCCGGTCGTCGATACGGATCTTCAGCTGACG ATTTGGAAGGGCACCTGGTGGTACCTGGTGCTAAAGCTGGTCGAACTGCTCGACACGGTCTTCTTCGTGCTGCGCAAGAAGCAAAACCAGGTCTCGTTCCTGCACGTCTATCATCACACCATTATGGCGGTGTTCACCTGGGGTTACCTCAAGTATTTGCCAG GAATCCAGGGTGCCTTCCTCGGCGTCCTGAACACGTACGTGCACGTGGTGATGTACAGCTACTACCTGATCGCGGCCCTCGGCCCCCGCTACCAGCGGTTCCTCTGGTGGAAGCGATACCTGACGACGCTCCAGCTGGCCCAGTTTGGCATCATGCTCGTGTATCTGCTGCTGATCGTCAGCTTCCAGTGCTCGGTGCCGCGCTCGCTGAGCTTCTTCTTCATCGGCAATGTGGCGATATTTTTGGTGCTGTTTTGTAACTTTTATCGCAAAGCTTACATCAAAAACCAGGCGGCGGCACACGCCGAGAGGAAGCAGCAGTGA